Proteins encoded in a region of the Mycoplasma mobile 163K genome:
- the lon gene encoding endopeptidase La, protein MKYPFMATRGVITFIGNSSTIEVGRPLSLAAIDLAKSDFENKLVLIPQKNIKQNEIEFEKDLENVGILTKIKSIKILSNGNRKIIVEGVERIKLDSIEKDKNNNDIIANLSLYPVLKNENGSSETIIEKMQTSLNNIIESNLPLVANQELSKHESSERYTYILAHYLTMPFEKKFEIFAKKSLTEMLELIFSFLVELKNIQKLDVDLDKDIKKNLDSQQREYLLRERLKVIQKKLGDDENDEEEIEEKLNSKYGKEQYPEEVIKTIKNEKRRLKNMMSSSPEANTSRTYIEWLTNLPWRKVSVDKTNLVKSKEILDSYHYGLKEVKERIIEFLAVMINNNKKHPEDEKTKIQIPNSDYEINKNLFTKKNASDDTYSYKSSNNVPILALVGPPGTGKTSLAKAIAETLDRKFIKISLGGVKDEAEIRGHRRTYVGALPGKIIQAIKKAGVSNPVILLDEIDKMSSDYKGDPTSAMLEVLDPEQNVNFQDHYIELEYDLSKVLFIATANYYQNISAPLLDRVEIIELSSYTSLEKIRIARDYLIKKVLEQNSLEESQFKISDESLDFLIKHYTLEAGVRNLQRALDKLARKIVVKSLENKLEKDFVITSEEIVNLLGVIKYTDDFKENYERIGAVNGLAYTQYGGSTLSIEVTTFPNSKGGIKLTGQLKEVMQESAQIALAFVRSNAKKYEIDFNFEANQIHIHVPEGAVPKDGPSAGVTFTTAIISALKQIPVSHKVGMTGEITLRGKVLPIGGLKEKSLAAHKLGIKTVFIPNENNRNLVEVADEVKESIEFISVSDYDEIFENLFGKLSDNKKITSNSKIPKKDISKANPTH, encoded by the coding sequence ATGAAATATCCATTTATGGCAACTAGGGGTGTTATTACTTTTATTGGAAATTCTTCAACAATTGAAGTCGGTAGGCCTTTATCATTAGCTGCAATAGATCTTGCAAAAAGTGATTTTGAAAATAAATTAGTGCTTATTCCACAAAAAAATATCAAACAAAACGAAATTGAATTTGAAAAAGATCTTGAAAATGTAGGAATTTTAACAAAAATTAAAAGCATTAAAATTTTATCAAATGGAAATAGAAAAATTATTGTTGAAGGTGTAGAAAGAATTAAACTTGATTCAATTGAAAAAGATAAAAATAATAATGACATAATAGCAAATTTATCACTTTATCCTGTTTTAAAAAATGAAAATGGAAGTTCTGAAACAATTATTGAAAAGATGCAAACTTCTTTAAATAATATTATTGAATCAAACTTGCCTCTTGTTGCAAATCAAGAATTATCAAAACATGAATCTTCAGAAAGATATACATACATTTTAGCTCATTATTTAACTATGCCTTTTGAAAAAAAATTTGAAATTTTTGCTAAAAAATCTTTGACAGAAATGCTAGAGTTAATTTTTTCATTTTTAGTAGAATTAAAAAATATTCAAAAATTAGATGTTGATTTAGATAAAGATATTAAGAAAAATTTAGATTCTCAGCAAAGAGAATATTTATTAAGAGAAAGACTTAAAGTAATTCAAAAAAAACTTGGCGATGATGAAAATGATGAAGAAGAAATTGAAGAAAAACTTAATTCAAAATATGGCAAAGAACAATATCCAGAAGAAGTAATAAAGACAATAAAAAATGAAAAAAGGCGTCTTAAAAATATGATGTCTTCTTCTCCTGAAGCAAATACAAGTAGAACATACATTGAATGGTTAACAAATTTACCTTGAAGAAAAGTAAGTGTTGATAAAACAAATTTAGTCAAATCTAAAGAAATTTTAGATTCTTATCATTATGGATTAAAAGAAGTAAAAGAAAGAATCATTGAGTTTCTTGCGGTTATGATTAACAATAATAAAAAACATCCAGAAGATGAAAAAACTAAAATTCAAATTCCTAATTCAGATTATGAAATAAACAAAAATTTGTTTACTAAAAAAAATGCTTCAGATGATACTTATTCGTATAAATCAAGCAATAATGTTCCGATTTTAGCTCTAGTAGGACCTCCAGGAACTGGAAAAACATCTTTAGCAAAAGCTATAGCTGAGACTTTAGATAGAAAATTCATCAAAATATCTTTAGGTGGGGTAAAAGACGAAGCTGAAATTAGAGGACATAGAAGAACTTATGTTGGTGCTTTACCAGGAAAAATAATTCAAGCAATTAAAAAGGCTGGTGTATCTAATCCTGTAATTTTACTTGATGAAATTGATAAAATGTCTTCTGATTATAAAGGTGATCCAACTAGTGCAATGCTAGAAGTTTTAGATCCAGAACAAAATGTTAATTTTCAAGATCACTATATTGAATTAGAATATGATTTGAGTAAAGTTTTATTTATTGCAACAGCTAATTATTATCAAAACATTTCAGCTCCTCTTTTAGATAGAGTGGAAATTATCGAATTAAGTAGTTACACATCTTTAGAAAAAATAAGAATCGCAAGAGATTATTTAATTAAAAAAGTTCTTGAACAAAATTCATTAGAAGAATCTCAATTTAAAATTAGTGATGAAAGTTTAGATTTTCTCATAAAACATTACACTTTAGAAGCCGGAGTAAGAAATTTACAAAGAGCATTAGATAAATTGGCTCGGAAAATAGTTGTTAAATCATTAGAAAACAAACTTGAAAAAGATTTTGTAATTACTTCTGAAGAAATTGTAAATTTACTAGGTGTAATTAAATATACAGATGATTTTAAAGAAAATTATGAAAGAATTGGAGCGGTCAATGGTTTAGCTTATACACAATATGGTGGTTCAACTCTTTCAATTGAAGTAACAACATTTCCAAATTCAAAAGGTGGAATAAAATTAACAGGACAATTAAAAGAAGTTATGCAAGAATCTGCTCAAATTGCTTTGGCTTTTGTTAGATCTAATGCTAAAAAATATGAGATTGATTTTAATTTTGAAGCAAACCAAATCCATATTCATGTTCCTGAAGGAGCAGTCCCAAAAGATGGTCCTAGTGCAGGTGTTACTTTTACAACAGCAATAATTAGCGCTTTAAAACAAATTCCTGTTTCTCATAAAGTAGGAATGACCGGGGAAATAACTTTAAGAGGTAAAGTTTTACCAATAGGTGGTTTAAAAGAAAAATCTCTTGCAGCACATAAATTAGGAATTAAAACAGTATTTATCCCTAATGAAAACAATCGTAATTTAGTAGAAGTAGCAGATGAAGTTAAAGAATCAATTGAATTTATTTCGGTAAGTGATTATGATGAAATTTTTGAAAACTTATTTGGTAAATTATCAGATAATAAAAAAATAACTTCCAATTCAAAAATTCCAAAAAAAGATATTTCTAAAGCAAATCCAACGCACTAA
- the secG gene encoding preprotein translocase subunit SecG, giving the protein MSIAIIISIPLFIISFLMIIVSFLMSPDSNSFSGALVGSSDLDLFKVNKEKGFKKFLKYSMGILGFILFATALLVRLVI; this is encoded by the coding sequence GTGAGTATAGCTATTATTATTAGTATTCCATTATTTATTATTTCTTTTTTGATGATCATTGTGTCTTTTTTGATGTCTCCAGATTCTAATTCTTTTTCAGGAGCGCTTGTCGGATCAAGTGATTTAGATTTATTTAAAGTTAATAAAGAAAAAGGTTTTAAAAAATTCTTGAAATATTCAATGGGGATTTTAGGTTTTATTTTATTTGCTACAGCTCTTTTAGTTAGGTTGGTTATATAA
- the ruvB gene encoding Holliday junction branch migration DNA helicase RuvB: MKKNKFPLIHRPNSFNEFIGQKNLKHTLKVLIKSSILRKENLDHLIFQANPGYGKTSLAYIISKEMNSNLKIVQGNQFEKKSDLLSLFVSVNENDIIFVDEIHAINKSIEEILYSVMDDFVIDIQIGPEGEKKIVRMNLPHFTLIGATTQIEKLSKPLIDRFGFVGKFSSYNENEINLILKNLARKLKIKIDEQALKLISMNSSYIPRIAINLLKRAWDFAIFDEKKSIDITTIKKAFNYLGIFENGLNILHIKYLKLLYQAFKNKSASLDAISSILGLSKNNVVFHIESNLLNLELIEKTSRGRKIRKEGIEYLNKNNFK; the protein is encoded by the coding sequence ATGAAAAAGAACAAATTTCCCCTAATACATAGGCCAAATTCCTTTAATGAATTCATTGGTCAAAAAAATTTAAAACACACTCTTAAGGTTTTAATTAAATCATCTATTCTAAGAAAGGAAAATTTAGATCATTTAATTTTTCAAGCAAATCCAGGATATGGAAAAACATCTTTAGCATATATTATTTCTAAAGAAATGAATTCTAATTTAAAAATTGTGCAAGGAAATCAATTTGAAAAAAAATCAGATTTGCTTTCACTTTTTGTAAGTGTAAATGAAAATGACATTATTTTTGTAGATGAAATTCATGCAATTAATAAATCTATTGAAGAAATTTTATATTCTGTAATGGATGATTTTGTAATTGATATCCAAATTGGACCAGAAGGTGAGAAAAAAATTGTAAGAATGAATTTGCCACACTTTACTTTAATAGGAGCAACAACTCAAATTGAAAAATTAAGCAAACCATTAATAGATAGGTTTGGTTTTGTCGGTAAATTTTCATCTTATAATGAAAATGAAATAAATTTAATTTTAAAAAATCTTGCAAGAAAATTAAAAATCAAAATTGATGAACAAGCTTTAAAATTAATTTCAATGAATTCATCATACATTCCTAGAATTGCAATAAATCTTTTAAAAAGAGCTTGAGATTTTGCAATTTTTGATGAAAAAAAATCTATTGATATTACCACTATAAAAAAAGCATTCAATTATTTAGGTATTTTTGAAAATGGATTAAATATTTTACATATAAAGTATTTAAAACTTTTGTATCAGGCTTTTAAAAACAAATCAGCTTCTCTAGATGCTATTTCTTCAATCTTGGGTTTATCAAAAAATAACGTTGTCTTTCACATTGAATCCAATTTGTTAAATTTGGAATTAATTGAAAAAACTTCTAGAGGAAGAAAAATTAGAAAAGAAGGTATAGAGTATTTGAACAAAAATAATTTTAAGTAG
- a CDS encoding sodium:calcium antiporter codes for MNSTQQSIFPGINNLTSSPGIQFYIWFLFLLMAGILSFISLNLVKNAEIIIAKTKLGGAFVGGVLISAITSMPEFITAVSQAGFGNAETGISDDLGSNAFAIFLIMITGLLLYRDLFLVKVKGFTRVIILISLVSSLFYGIILLIGQDAIIGVVGQYAIGVIPAIFLIIYLISTYLQYKYGGDDEVHETVLKEKFKNKNVRKTFFWFIIWAILLCAASLGVNFIINGMQIVYGIDSNSAGGLILAITTSLPEIISFGFFMKNKQPIAAFGTLIGSAIFNNSLIFWADLAFRQNSIVIGQRGSDTFAIAFLVAGLLALLSLIIFFPKFFSKKRYYFIIPALGVISFVVGWSLIIAY; via the coding sequence ATGAATTCAACTCAACAATCAATTTTTCCAGGGATAAATAATCTAACTTCATCACCTGGAATTCAATTTTATATTTGATTCTTATTTTTACTAATGGCTGGAATACTTTCTTTTATTTCTTTAAATTTAGTAAAAAATGCAGAAATCATTATTGCAAAAACTAAATTAGGAGGAGCTTTTGTTGGAGGAGTTTTAATTAGTGCAATTACTTCAATGCCAGAATTTATTACTGCTGTTTCTCAGGCAGGTTTTGGGAATGCTGAAACTGGAATTAGTGATGATCTTGGTTCAAATGCTTTTGCTATTTTTTTAATAATGATAACCGGATTACTACTTTATCGGGACTTATTTTTAGTTAAAGTAAAAGGTTTTACACGAGTAATTATCCTTATTTCTTTAGTAAGTAGTTTATTTTATGGAATTATTTTATTAATTGGACAAGATGCAATTATAGGAGTTGTTGGACAATATGCAATAGGAGTTATTCCAGCAATATTTTTAATTATTTATTTAATTTCAACATATCTTCAATATAAATATGGCGGAGATGATGAAGTTCATGAAACTGTTTTAAAAGAAAAATTTAAAAATAAAAATGTAAGGAAAACATTTTTTTGGTTCATTATATGAGCAATTTTACTTTGTGCAGCTAGTCTTGGAGTGAATTTTATTATTAATGGAATGCAAATTGTTTATGGGATAGATTCCAATTCTGCAGGAGGACTAATTTTAGCAATTACAACTTCATTGCCTGAAATAATTTCTTTTGGTTTTTTTATGAAAAACAAACAACCGATTGCTGCTTTTGGGACTTTAATTGGAAGCGCAATTTTTAATAATTCATTGATTTTTTGAGCAGACTTGGCATTTAGACAAAATTCAATTGTTATAGGACAACGTGGTAGTGATACATTTGCCATTGCATTTTTAGTAGCTGGTTTACTAGCTCTTCTTTCTTTAATTATCTTTTTTCCAAAATTTTTTAGTAAAAAAAGGTATTATTTTATTATTCCAGCATTAGGTGTAATTAGTTTTGTTGTTGGGTGATCATTAATTATTGCTTATTAA
- a CDS encoding MPN527 family putative ECF transporter permease subunit gives MSGTNFWNNSRIVYNITLSGIFFALVLIFQSFFSLFSIFGFLNINFTIVFIIILALVSNFKYALILLILRFIIGPAINSGYSEIGILGHFILLVSDVFFILFFTFAYYVLLTWKQIKLNKYIILIISSITATIFNAFWMVFLNGLIFTPLFFALLGQNSANFLFYMQPQIWNSLKGLFFNINTYWGGIFTLYTAFNLINFSLVSILFSSITIALFKAKIIENFDLKTFYFQKNFKKLKMNK, from the coding sequence TTGTCTGGGACAAACTTTTGAAATAATAGTAGAATTGTTTATAACATTACTCTTAGTGGGATTTTTTTTGCTTTAGTTCTAATTTTTCAATCATTTTTTTCCTTATTTTCAATTTTTGGTTTTTTAAATATTAATTTTACAATTGTATTTATTATTATTTTAGCTTTAGTTTCAAATTTTAAATACGCTTTAATTTTACTCATTTTAAGATTTATTATTGGCCCTGCAATTAATTCAGGATACAGTGAAATTGGAATTTTAGGGCATTTTATTTTATTGGTAAGTGATGTTTTTTTTATATTGTTTTTTACTTTTGCTTATTATGTTTTATTAACTTGAAAACAAATTAAATTAAACAAATATATCATCTTAATTATTTCATCTATTACAGCAACAATTTTCAATGCATTTTGAATGGTTTTTTTAAATGGTCTAATTTTTACACCTTTATTTTTTGCTTTATTAGGACAAAATTCGGCAAATTTCTTATTTTACATGCAACCGCAAATTTGAAATAGCTTAAAAGGTCTATTTTTCAATATAAATACATACTGAGGTGGAATTTTTACTTTATATACAGCATTTAACTTAATAAATTTTTCATTAGTATCAATTTTATTTTCCTCAATAACAATCGCACTATTTAAAGCAAAAATTATTGAAAATTTTGACTTGAAAACTTTTTATTTTCAAAAAAATTTTAAAAAATTAAAAATGAATAAGTAA
- the ruvA gene encoding Holliday junction branch migration protein RuvA, with protein sequence MNIYKIGKIVSFGKNYFLLESNYEGFLIYAAELEKFEKDVVTKVFIYKHENAYSKTLYGFKTFKERLLFIDLLSINGIGPKTALMALESGYLEIMNLISNNDFETLSKLPFLGLKSAKQICFEFQSKYANLLEKENSGNLKFESKTKKITELSNTLKTLGFKTNQINYAISNINDKNDIEEMLEESIQLIANEKEQISPNT encoded by the coding sequence ATGAATATTTATAAAATTGGAAAAATAGTAAGTTTTGGTAAAAACTACTTTCTTTTAGAATCGAACTATGAAGGATTTTTGATTTATGCTGCTGAATTAGAAAAATTTGAAAAAGATGTTGTTACAAAAGTTTTTATATACAAACATGAGAACGCATATTCAAAAACTTTGTATGGGTTCAAAACATTTAAAGAAAGACTTCTTTTTATCGATTTGCTTTCGATAAATGGAATTGGACCAAAAACTGCATTGATGGCATTAGAATCAGGTTACTTAGAAATTATGAATTTAATTTCTAATAATGATTTTGAAACTTTATCAAAACTACCTTTTTTAGGATTGAAAAGTGCAAAGCAAATTTGTTTTGAATTTCAAAGTAAATATGCAAATCTATTAGAAAAAGAAAATTCTGGTAATTTAAAATTTGAATCAAAAACAAAAAAAATTACAGAATTGTCAAATACATTAAAAACATTAGGATTTAAAACAAATCAAATAAATTATGCTATTTCAAACATTAATGATAAAAATGATATTGAAGAAATGCTTGAGGAATCAATACAATTAATTGCAAATGAAAAAGAACAAATTTCCCCTAATACATAG
- the rnr gene encoding ribonuclease R, translating to MFNKEKVLSLLKEKKYSFIEIVQKIEVPKFKNKDFSNFLFDLVKSGEIFKDRDNNYYMPKFLGEFNGTISINSKGFGFVDFEDDKKDSVFVSKFNLNGSFNGDLVSVKSYCESNEAEKQKCFGVISKIIKRNTQYLVGWSFLENGKMKFKAFDEKYNVTQFLFLDNVTNLKENTLIKVRIVEFNKMSSIVQIVKTIGHLNNPYDEVALVIEESDIVTEFNENTLIESANIPQSISREKEEINNRRDYREKLIVTIDGDDTKDFDDAILVEKKGDNFILSVHIADVSYYVKENSPIDLEALSRGTSIYLADRVIPMLPESLSNGICSLNPNVDRFTMGIEMEIDEKGRTIRSEIFPSIINSKKRLTYKEVNRFYNNEISFDDVPNLNEMLNTSLELSNILQKFKIADGYVDFEIEEPKVILDKDGRVERIDVRERGLSEVLIENFMVRANEEVATFLAKNKIPTLYRIHEKPDNLKISKLNGIIKTLNINAFFQSGNDSLKFSKTLNKLKDQRFDNFIKILILRSMQKAKYSPNNVGHFGLGSKFYLHFTSPIRRYPDLLTHRIIREIIFKNQKDKISSFNAILKRIGEMNSESENKAVELERNVIDIKKAEFYESKIGKNFVGIVVSILPFGFFVEFENKVDVLIHKDNIVDAYKINEEGTKIILKDKTILIGDQVNVTIIGTNRLARKIDAILTENYNHWKTINSKK from the coding sequence ATGTTTAACAAGGAAAAAGTTTTAAGTCTTTTAAAGGAAAAAAAATACTCTTTTATTGAAATTGTGCAAAAAATTGAAGTTCCTAAATTCAAAAATAAGGATTTTAGTAATTTTTTATTTGACTTAGTTAAATCAGGAGAAATTTTTAAAGATAGAGATAACAACTATTACATGCCAAAATTTTTAGGTGAATTTAATGGGACTATTTCAATCAATTCAAAAGGATTTGGATTTGTTGATTTTGAAGATGATAAAAAAGATAGTGTTTTTGTATCTAAATTTAATTTGAATGGATCTTTTAATGGGGATTTAGTTTCAGTCAAATCTTATTGTGAATCAAATGAAGCCGAAAAACAAAAATGTTTTGGTGTAATTTCAAAAATAATTAAAAGAAACACTCAATATCTTGTGGGTTGAAGTTTTTTAGAGAACGGAAAAATGAAATTTAAAGCTTTTGATGAAAAATATAATGTAACACAATTCTTATTTTTAGATAATGTTACTAATTTAAAAGAAAATACATTAATTAAAGTTAGAATTGTTGAATTTAATAAAATGAGTTCTATTGTTCAAATTGTAAAAACAATTGGACATTTGAATAATCCTTATGATGAAGTAGCATTAGTAATTGAAGAATCAGATATAGTTACTGAATTCAATGAAAATACATTAATTGAATCAGCAAATATTCCTCAAAGTATTTCTAGAGAAAAAGAAGAAATTAATAATAGAAGAGACTATAGAGAAAAATTGATTGTTACAATTGATGGGGATGATACAAAAGATTTTGATGATGCAATTTTAGTGGAAAAAAAGGGAGATAATTTTATTTTAAGTGTTCATATTGCAGATGTAAGTTATTATGTTAAAGAAAATAGTCCAATTGATTTAGAGGCCCTTTCTAGAGGTACTTCAATTTATTTAGCTGATCGTGTTATCCCAATGTTACCAGAATCTCTTTCTAATGGTATTTGTTCTTTAAATCCAAATGTTGATCGATTTACAATGGGTATTGAAATGGAAATTGATGAAAAAGGTAGAACAATTAGATCTGAAATATTTCCTTCAATTATTAACAGTAAAAAAAGATTGACATATAAAGAAGTTAATAGATTTTATAACAATGAAATTTCTTTTGATGATGTCCCAAATTTAAATGAAATGTTAAATACTTCTTTAGAATTATCGAATATTTTGCAAAAATTTAAAATTGCAGATGGTTATGTAGATTTTGAAATTGAAGAACCTAAAGTTATTTTAGATAAAGATGGAAGAGTAGAAAGAATAGATGTTAGAGAAAGAGGTTTATCTGAAGTTTTAATTGAAAATTTCATGGTTAGAGCAAATGAAGAAGTTGCAACTTTTCTTGCTAAAAACAAAATACCAACTTTATACAGAATTCATGAAAAACCTGATAATTTAAAAATCAGTAAATTAAATGGAATTATAAAAACTTTAAATATTAATGCCTTTTTTCAATCAGGAAATGATTCTTTAAAATTTTCCAAAACTTTAAATAAATTAAAAGATCAAAGATTTGATAATTTTATCAAGATTTTGATTTTAAGATCAATGCAAAAAGCTAAATATTCACCAAATAATGTTGGTCATTTTGGTTTGGGAAGTAAGTTTTATTTACATTTTACTTCACCAATCAGAAGATATCCAGATTTATTAACTCATAGAATCATTAGAGAAATTATTTTTAAGAATCAAAAAGACAAAATAAGCTCTTTTAATGCTATTTTAAAAAGAATTGGTGAAATGAATTCTGAAAGTGAAAACAAAGCTGTAGAATTGGAAAGAAATGTTATAGACATTAAAAAAGCTGAATTTTATGAATCTAAAATTGGTAAAAATTTTGTTGGAATTGTTGTTAGCATTTTACCATTTGGATTTTTTGTAGAATTTGAAAATAAAGTAGATGTTTTAATCCATAAAGATAATATAGTAGATGCTTATAAAATTAATGAAGAAGGCACAAAAATTATTTTGAAAGATAAAACAATTTTAATAGGTGATCAAGTTAATGTTACAATTATTGGGACAAATAGACTAGCAAGAAAAATAGATGCTATTTTAACTGAAAATTATAATCATTGAAAAACAATTAATTCCAAAAAATAG
- a CDS encoding dUTP diphosphatase, with the protein MNLRKILDLQRELDKSIHFAHEIDKTKNLKTEKILAFFVELGELANEIQFFKYWKKDKKLDWKKILEEYSDGLHFLSSFILESNGSEIIEPIVISNNLNFQFLEILKQINELEENFSKKSTEKIFSLYLGIAKILKISDEEIEAEYIKKNIINHERIKNKY; encoded by the coding sequence ATGAATTTAAGAAAAATTTTAGACTTGCAAAGAGAACTTGACAAAAGCATTCATTTTGCCCATGAAATCGATAAAACTAAAAATTTAAAAACTGAAAAGATATTGGCTTTTTTTGTCGAGCTAGGAGAATTAGCTAACGAAATACAATTTTTCAAATATTGAAAAAAAGACAAAAAATTAGATTGAAAAAAAATTTTAGAAGAGTACTCAGACGGATTACATTTTTTGTCATCATTTATTCTTGAAAGTAATGGAAGTGAAATAATAGAACCAATTGTTATTTCAAATAATTTAAATTTTCAATTTTTAGAAATTTTAAAACAAATAAATGAATTGGAAGAAAATTTTAGTAAAAAAAGTACAGAAAAAATATTTAGCTTATATTTAGGAATTGCCAAAATTTTAAAAATAAGTGATGAAGAAATTGAAGCGGAATACATCAAAAAAAACATAATAAATCATGAAAGGATTAAAAATAAATATTAA